The following are encoded in a window of Candidatus Moraniibacteriota bacterium genomic DNA:
- a CDS encoding rhodanese-like domain-containing protein, whose amino-acid sequence MSAPQKNNEAYVLLVGVILIAITLIFSFGIPRFSQEKITDPKGEEPVYSLKDIEFISLKEANMLLGSGNLEALDLRSESDFYREHLINSINLTQNEITKYIETLRSKNETKKVILLVTYAEKSESLSVITKYFTTALPGIKVFSLSGGFEAWKNASYPTLRAGDPTNPIDQTKVEYIKSSEILTFITSKTNILTIDVRNPSDYTKDHLDITKNIPLQKLEIEKDSLSRGQTIVVFGSNALESFQAGVRLFDMGFFQVYTLDGGYDDIIASISPTDIPPEKAK is encoded by the coding sequence ATGTCCGCCCCTCAAAAAAATAATGAAGCTTATGTTCTTCTTGTGGGAGTTATCCTTATTGCAATAACACTCATTTTTTCTTTTGGTATTCCTCGCTTCTCTCAAGAAAAGATTACTGATCCAAAAGGAGAAGAACCTGTTTATTCTCTTAAAGATATTGAATTTATATCCCTTAAAGAAGCTAATATGCTCTTAGGATCTGGAAATCTAGAAGCTCTTGATCTCCGTTCAGAATCTGATTTTTATAGAGAACATCTTATTAATTCAATCAATCTCACTCAAAATGAAATTACGAAATACATAGAAACACTTCGCTCCAAAAATGAAACAAAAAAAGTTATTCTTTTAGTAACTTATGCTGAGAAATCAGAAAGCCTCTCCGTTATTACTAAATATTTCACAACAGCACTACCAGGTATAAAAGTTTTTTCACTCTCTGGCGGTTTTGAAGCTTGGAAAAATGCCTCCTACCCTACTCTTCGCGCAGGTGACCCTACAAATCCTATAGATCAAACGAAAGTTGAATATATAAAATCTTCAGAAATACTTACCTTTATTACTTCGAAAACAAATATTCTCACTATCGATGTGCGTAATCCCTCTGATTATACAAAAGATCATCTTGATATCACCAAAAATATCCCTCTTCAAAAACTTGAAATTGAAAAAGATTCTCTTTCTCGAGGACAAACTATTGTTGTTTTTGGATCCAATGCTTTAGAAAGTTTTCAGGCAGGTGTTCGTCTTTTTGATATGGGATTTTTTCAAGTTTATACACTTGATGGTGGATATGATGATATTATAGCTTCTATCTCTCCAACTGACATTCCTCCAGAAAAAGCAAAATAA